A stretch of Cicer arietinum cultivar CDC Frontier isolate Library 1 chromosome 5, Cicar.CDCFrontier_v2.0, whole genome shotgun sequence DNA encodes these proteins:
- the LOC140920347 gene encoding putative disease resistance RPP13-like protein 1: protein MATVVAEAFLSAFVEVLLEKIISTEFVNFFRSKKLDVLLLENLKLTLLSLQAVLNDAEEKQITNPAVKQWLDNLRDVVFEADDLLDKINTEALRSKVNKVRNILSSSFKQSYGLINFDIQRLFERLERFARKGHLLGLKEGASCRVWNGTPTSSVVDESAIYGRDCDRKKLKEFLMHARDDGNKIGVISIVGMGGVGKTTLAKLLYNDPEVNEKFDLKGWAYISKDFDIVRVTKTLLESATLESIDTTIHTEFVTSRRTDTSDLNNLQVQLQQNLNHKTFLLVLDDMWDGSYVDWNNLKDIFNVGEMGSKIIITTRDERVALATQTFLPIHYLTPLQSDECWSLLSKHAFGASNYRLQSNLEVIGKEIAKKCDGLPLAAVALGGLLRTKLTRNDWNDVLKSNIWNLPNVEVQPVLLSSYHYLPAPLKRCLAYCSIFPKNSILKKNMVVQLWIAEGLVHKSKRQKSWE, encoded by the coding sequence ATGGCAACTGTTGTTGCAGAAGCTTTCCTATCAGCTTTTGTAGAGGTGTTGCtggaaaaaataatttctactGAGTTTGTGAATTTCTTTAGGAGCAAGAAGCTTGATGTTTTGCTCTtggaaaatctaaaattaacatTGTTGAGTCTTCAAGCTGTACTAAATGATGCCGAGGAGAAACAAATCACCAATCCAGCTGTCAAGCAATGGCTGGATAACCTGAGGGATGTTGTCTTTGAAGCTGATGATTTGTTAGATAAAATCAATACTGAGGCATTAAGAAGCAAAGTAAATAAGGTGCGGAACATCCTTTCTTCTAGTTTCAAACAGTCTTATGGATTGATCAATTTTGATATTCAAAGATTATTTGAAAGATTGGAACGCTTTGCACGGAAAGGACACTTACTAGGATTGAAAGAAGGTGCTTCGTGTCGTGTTTGGAATGGAACTCCTACAAGTTCTGTGGTAGATGAATCTGCTATCTATGGCAGAGATTGTGACAGAAAAAAACTTAAAGAATTTTTGATGCATGCTAGGGATGATGGCAACAAAATAGGAGTGATTTCCATTGTGGGGATGGGAGGTGTGGGTAAAACGACTCTTGCTAAACTTCTTTACAATGATCCAGAAGTAAATGAGAAATTTGATTTGAAAGGGTGGGCATATATCTCGAAAGATTTTGATATTGTTCGGGTCACTAAAACCCTTTTGGAATCTGCTACTTTAGAATCAATTGATACTACCATACATACTGAATTTGTCACCTCAAGAAGAACCGATACCAGTGACCTGAATAATCTACAAGTGCAATTGCAgcaaaatttaaatcataaaactTTTTTGCTAGTACTGGATGACATGTGGGATGGAAGCTATGTGGATTGGAACAATCTCAAGGACATATTTAATGTTGGGGAAATGGGAAGTAAGATCATCATCACAACACGAGATGAAAGAGTTGCACTAGCCACACAAACTTTTCTTCCTATCCACTATTTGACACCCTTGCAAAGTGATGAATGTTGGTCTTTACTTTCCAAACATGCATTTGGAGCAAGTAACTACAGGCTACAGTCCAATCTAGAAGTAATTGGGAAAGAAATTGCTAAAAAATGTGATGGTTTACCATTAGCCGCTGTAGCACTTGGGGGTCTTCTGCGCACAAAGTTGACAAGGAATGATTGGAATGATGTACTTAAGAGTAATATTTGGAATTTGCCAAATGTTGAGGTGCAACCAGTTCTTCTATCTAGCTATCATTATCTTCCTGCTCCTTTAAAAAGATGTTTGGCTTATTGCTCAATTTTTCCAAAGAATtccatcttaaaaaaaaatatggtagTTCAATTGTGGATTGCCGAAGGCTTAGTACATAAGTCCAAAAGACAGAAAAGTTGGGAA
- the LOC101513929 gene encoding putative disease resistance protein At3g14460 has translation MHNLINDLATMVSSPYCIKLDEHELNDKVRHLSYNRKKYDSYNKFDKLYGLKGLRTFLALPLQEPGWLLYSISDRVLRDLLPAMKQLRVLSLSNYTSITELPNSVGNLISLRYLNLSNTAIERLPSVTCNLYNLQTLLLFGCLCLIELPEEMGKLVNLRNLDIRGTQLKEIPVQIARLQNLQTLSDFAISNHRDGLKARELGKFPHLKGNLSISKLQNINDPFDAFEANLKMKEQIDNLELQWIPHGSNDTTSQSSQIEALVLEQLQPSTNLKNLTIKGYGGTSFPNWLGDSLFNNMVYLHISGCDHCSLLPPVGQLHGLKKLTISSMKSIKSVGSEFYGSGSFPSFQPFPSLETLDFEEMPKWEEWNLIGGAAIEFPNLRNLSLETCPILKGNVPRNLPSLIALELRSCDLLLESGHSANQIIQLKWYPLNSLRQLTLVGFPSLMSFPRHGLPKTLQSLTIHDCENLEFLPCESLPNYSPLEDITIFYSCNSMASFTLGSLPVLKNLHISGCKNLKSIFIAEEDDSQSLSFIQSITIWHCDELASFSLSGFSTPNLIRFEVCWCKKLHSLPEPIDTFPYIQELRIVDLPNLQHFAKEGLPIILRELTVGGILCNTNITKWGLERLTCLSELHIWGDDIMNAFMKVEVPLLPASVISLHISLLYDIKCLDGKWFRHLTSLQNLECSFCDNLKSLPEQGLPSSLFVLSISQCPLLEASWRRKRGKEWRKIAYIPCIVINNKIIT, from the coding sequence ATGCACAACCTCATCAATGATTTAGCTACAATGGTTTCATCTCCGTATTGTATCAAGTTAGACGAACATGAACTAAATGATAAGGTACGCCATTTGTCATACAATAGAAAGAAATATGACTCATACaacaaatttgataaattatatgGACTTAAAGGTCTACGTACCTTCTTGGCCTTGCCACTACAAGAACCGGGGTGGTTGCTCTATTCCATATCGGATAGGGTATTACGTGATTTGTTGCCAGCAATGAAACAGTTACGCGTGTTGTCGCTGTCAAACTACACGAGTATAACCGAGTTGCCCAACTCTGTTGGAAATTTGATAAGTTTGCGATACTTAAATCTCTCTAACACTGCTATTGAAAGGCTTCCATCTGTAACATGCAACCTCTACAATTTGCAGACCTTGTTGTTGTTTGGTTGTTTGTGTCTCATTGAATTGCCTGAAGAAATGGGAAAATTGGTTAATCTACGCAACCTTGACATCAGAGGTACTCAATTGAAGGAGATTCCTGTGCAAATAGCCAGACTACAAAATCTTCAAACTTTGTCTGATTTTGCTATTAGCAATCATCGTGATGGATTGAAGGCTAGAGAGTTGGGAAAATTTCCCCATCTAAAGGGAAACCTTTCCATCTCAAAGCTACAAAATATTAATGACCCCTTTGATGCTTTTGAAGCAAATTTGAAGATGAAAGAACAAATTGACAACTTGGAACTACAGTGGATTCCACATGGCAGCAATGACACTACTAGTCAAAGTTCACAAATTGAAGCTCTTGTACTTGAACAACTTCAACCTTCAACAAATTTGAAGAATCTCACCATCAAAGGTTATGGTGGAACAAGCTTTCCGAATTGGTTGGGTGATTCCTTATTTAACAACATGGTGTATTTGCACATAAGTGGTTGTGATCATTGTTCATTGCTCCCACCCGTTGGACAATTACATGGTTTGAAAAAACTCACAATTTCTAGTATGAAATCAATAAAGAGTGTTGGTTCTGAATTCTATGGAAGTGGTAGTTTTCCTTCATTTCAACCGTTTCCTTCCTTGGAGACTCTAGACTTTGAGGAGATGCCTAAGTGGGAGGAATGGAACTTGATTGGAGGTGCAGCTATAGAGTTTCCAAATCTAAGAAATTTGTCTCTGGAAACATGTCCCATACTCAAAGGAAATGTACCCCGCAACCTTCCTTCCTTAATTGCACTTGAGTTAAGGTCGTGTGATCTATTACTGGAGTCAGGGCACTCAGCAAATCAAATCATCCAATTGAAATGGTATCCTCTTAATTCTCTTCGGCAATTGACCTTAGTTGGCTTTCCCTCTCTAATGTCTTTTCCAAGACACGGTTTACCCAAAACCTTACAATCTCTCACTATCCATGATTGTGAGAATCTAGAATTCCTTCCTTGTGAGTCCTTGCCCAATTACTCACCCCTCGAGGACATAACAATATTCTATAGTTGCAACTCAATGGCATCTTTTACCTTGGGCTCTCTCCCAGTCCtaaaaaatcttcatatatCCGGTTGTAAAAATCTCAAATCAATTTTCATTGCAGAAGAAGATGACTCCCAGAGTCTCTCATTTATTCAAAGTATCACGATATGGCATTGTGATGAGCTGGCGTCATTTTCCCTAAGTGGATTTTCCACTCCTAACCTCATTCGCTTCGAGGTATGTTGGTGTAAGAAGCTTCATTCACTTCCAGAACCAATTGACACTTTCCCTTACATTCAGGAATTAAGAATAGTTGACCTTCCAAATCTGCAACATTTTGCCAAAGAGGGTTTGCCCATCATTTTAAGAGAACTCACTGTTGGAGGGATTTTGTGCAACACAAATATAACCAAGTGGGGTTTGGAACGTCTCACTTGTCTCTCCGAGTTGCACATTTGGGGTGATGACATCATGAATGCATTCATGAAAGTGGAAGTACCATTGCTACCTGCTTCTGTCATATCCTTACACATCTCTTTATTGTATGACATTAAATGCTTGGATGGAAAGTGGTTTCGCCATCTCACCTCTCTCCAAAATCTTGAGTGTTCATTCTGTGACAATCTCAAATCGCTGCCAGAACAGGGATTGCCTTCCTCTCTTTTTGTACTCAGTATCTCTCAATGTCCATTACTTGAAGCAAGTTGGCGGAGGAAGCGAGGGAAAGAATGGCGCAAGATTGCTTACATTCCCTGCATagttatcaacaacaaaataatcacATGA